The genomic DNA ttttttttaatgggataaaacataaatactgACATAAAGTACTAGTTAATAGCTTTTAAAACCTACAGAACAATGAAATTaggtggaaatgtgtgtgtgtgtggtgtgtgtggtggtgtgtgtgtgtgtgtgtgtgtgtgtgtgtgtggtgtgtgtgtgtgtgtgtgtgtggtgtgtgtggtgtgagaatAAGTATGCAGTTTCTGTGGTCTCACCCtcgtttgcctttttttttccttttgttattGTGATCTGGCTGTGACATTATTTATTACTGGGTCAGCTCGCAGGGTATCAACCAGGGAAATGGAATAATGTCAACAAGAATGGGGTTTGTGGTTCACCGTTGTCGAGGGACTATTGCTTGTTAGCCCTGCAGCATATTATCATGTGAGAAAGACAAATAGACTTACTGTCATACATGACTCTCAAGCTCACACCAAGGTTCTTAATTTTCTTCTGAGAAACACTGTGAATGTCATCTTCTCTTATTTTAGAAAAGATGAATTTGAAAAATGCAGAagttaacacacaaacacacacacacacacacacacacacacacacacacacacacacacacaagcacacacacacagcatggtgctccggtttcccccACTATCAAAAAACAAgaactaggttctccagtcagtgcccattggctcagatctggagttggtcccagGGTGCTGTAAATGGCAGCcaactgctcccttgagggatgggttaaatggttaaatgcagaaaatgaattttgcagcatgtatgtgtatgtgacaataaagtcacacacacacacacacggttaaCGCATTTCACAAAAGCACTGTAAACTAAATATGGCTCTCCCATTCATTTTTTCTCCCCAGTGCATCAATGAAGAAGGCTTTCGTCTGTTCCTGAAGACGTATTTAGAAGTGGAGGACTTCCCTGTGGATCTCTGCCAGCGACTCTTCTGCTCCTTCCAAAACTCCGAACCCACCCAGGCAGACAGTGCCAGTGAGATTATACACCATGTATTATAAACTCACTGCCTCCACGCTACTTTGCAGCATGCCCTTATCACTTTACGCCATGGCCTGTTTGGCATGCGCTCATTTATCGCCACATGGCTGTGCGATGCTGTTTGTGCAGATATTGTAACCAGAGGATTCACAACCAACCCTCTGTCTCCTCCGTCTCTCCTGTAGAAGAGGTCTTTCTGAAGGATGTTTCGTGTTACTTCTCTCTGCTGGAGGATGGCCAGCCAAGGGATAAGCTGGAATGTGAGTCCTTTGTTTTGGTTCCTGCCCTGAGATATATTTGAGTGATGACTTGGTCCAGCACTTCTACTTTCGTATCCCCTCTCTTTTTAGTTGCTTTCAAGCTCTACGACAGAGACGGCAACGGAGTCCTCGACAGCTCTGTAAGTCGTTGAGAAGAACTCTTAGGTGTGATTGTCgaaatcaaacacaaacattctGGCTTAGTTGTGGATCCGACTGATCAAAGTAAAGGTGGAATtgccatttattttaaagtattgtATCATACCAGTAGGACTAAATCAATGTtgtatcgtcttagattttggataaatcgtaatattgtaatatgttaagtgttgtctttacctggttttaccggatgaattacagtaaagtaaacATTTTGTGAACTTACCaggctgttctagctgttctattatttacctttacccactaagtcattaaataatttctggagaatatttatcaaaaatctcattgtgtaaaataactttttgttAAAACACCAATAGTCAAGCATACAATAGTGTCGCAATATTagcatcgaggtatttggtcaagaatatcgtgatatttgattttctccatatcgcccagccctaaatATCAGTCACATTGCTAAAGcatgtcttttgttgttttttttcaaacaggaAGTGGATAGGATTATTGCTCAGATGATGCATGCTGCAGAATACCTCGGATGGGACGTGTCAGAGCTGAGGCCGGTGAGTCCCGGAGTGCTCTACTCTCAAATGGAAATGCCCTCAGACACATAAAAGTCTGTGTAGACTGATCTGCCGTGACAATATAGTAAATGTACATAACACATATGTTTGTGCAAGATGCCTTTTACAACATTGCATACAGTGTATGGCAGTATTTGTTACTCATTTGCTAGGGTTGGGTAAAAAGATAAGCTGCTCTCCACctataaaatcaacaaattcCCACGTAGGACTAGTTTCAGGATGCATATGGTCTTCTTTAATTAATAGAGGTTTGTGCGATGATTGGATAATAACCATCTAATGACATTTCATCAGGTTCTGAAGGACATGATGACCGCAATTGATGCTGACAGCAGCGGCACGGTGTCTCTGGAGGAGTGGGTGGAGGGAGGCATGAACAACGTCCCCTTGCTGGTCTTGTTGGGTCTGAAGGTACTTTAAAAGCAGCATGTTTCACTTTTTATTAAGTGTTGGCCTTGAAACCACAATTCAGATCTGTTTCATGTTTACAGCAGGTGGTAAAAcccactttttttcttctttttttttttttactgctcttGTGAAACCTTGGCTTTGCGTGCCTAGCCTCCGTCCTGCGCCTCCGCCCTGTCTATAAGGGCATTTTCGCCAACTCAGTGTTTCAGGGTGTGGTAAAgtcatctcctctctcttgcAAGCTCTGCACTATCAGAGTGCTTTTCCATTTACTATGCACATTATGTGCCCACATTCAACAAAGCATTTTCATAAAATAGCCATCTTTAGGCATTGGGCACTATATTTGACTaaagaaataaatcattttaatagCGGCTGGGTACATAAAAATGGTATCCTTAAATCAAGGGCAGATCAGTTTTGTGGTGTGGGTTTTGTTTAATGTGTTGCCAAGAATGTAAAAGCCACTTACTGTTagactgtgtgtctgtctgctcacTGTGGCAGTGTGAAACCACGGACTGGACTCTGCCACTGGGTTTGGCCTCCACAACAATGCCAGGGACTTCCCCTCCGGCTATTTCTAACCACCAATAGACATTTGAAGCCTGGGGCGCATGAATTGAGCCCCCTCAcagttgctgtgtttttttttcacagcctGCCTGCTATGCCTCATGCAGTAAGTGATAGGCTGATGCATTATGTCAGGGAAAAAGCATTTCAGTGGGTAATCCGGATAAGAGCCCTGCTCGCTTTGTAAACAGATTGAAAACAACCTCATAATCTCGTGTTGAGAATTTGAGATTATCGTCACTGTTGATTTGAATATCCATGGCGCGGCGCTGTATGTCATGAAATGTCAAGCCACTACATACCGCATATAAGTGAACTCATTAGGGAAAGGTTTGTCATGAGTGGGTGTGAAAAACAACTGTGAAAGGCAGGCCTTTCCCGTAGTGTTTTTAATGAAAGGGTTTGTGTTGTTTGATCCAAAATGTAACAATGGAAACAAATATGAGCtggatgtattttttacattttcactgtGTATTTTTATACCTAAATGCAAATGAGCTAGCACAGTCCCAAGATCTTAAACCATGATgttcctgtctttctttcatTGCCGTCTTCAATGATTTCTCCCTCATCGACCAGATGACCCAGAAGGACGGGCAGCACCTTTGGAGGATGAAACACTTCAACAAGCCTGTTTACTGCAACGTGTGCCATAGCATGCTGCTGGGTCTGAGGAAACAAGGACTGTGCTGCACTTGTGAGTACCTAATGTCACCAGACGAGGGCAACACTGCAGGGACACACGTCACTAAAACTGTAATGTCAAAACTGAGAAATGCAGGATCCGTTTTTGATTAATATTCagctttaaatgtatatgaatgtACACATCACATGACAGCTGGGTGTCCTGTTGTGCAGGCTGCAAATACACAGTCCACGGACGCTGTGCCAACAGGAACCCGGCCCCCTGCACCCGGACCTATGTGAagtcaaagaaagaaacaggGGTAGGCCAGTTTCTCCACGACAACATTAACAGTGGCACTTACAGTGTCCATATAGGACGCTATCCTGTGTCTGAGTGATTTTATGTGGGAATATAAATATTCATCTCACATTTCAGGTTCCAGCACACGACTGGGTGAGTGGGAACTGTGACTCTAAGAGGTGTGAAAAATGCCAGAAGAAGATCAAGAGCTATCAAGGCTTGACGGGCAAACACTGTGTGTGGTGCCACACGATGGTGAGGACGCATCTCAGCGCTTGACTGATTCTCAGGAACAAATTAATGAAAACCTTTGTTTccaacaattaaataaaaaatgcatagttgttaaaaaaaaaggaaaaaaaagaattcaacaTGACACACACTAGACCCGTTTGAAAAGAGATAGGCAGCagcaataatacaaaaatactaCTCCAAATAACGTCAGTCTATCAAGCTATCACATATCACATATCAAGCTATTACATCAGTAATATTTACCGTTTCCTTACTCAATTCTGTACTTTTCAAAAATATCTgttgtaaaaacatttaaattcaatCTGGAGAGGCTTGTTTCAACTAGGGCTGTGCTCAAAACATCAATACAGAAATATATTGTGACGTACTCCTCACATACCGATGCAGATACTACTATGGACATACTATATGTATCAAGTATCAATGGATACAGCGGCAAATGCTGTGACAGCACCTCACCCGTGGTGCAGTGTTCAATGAAGCCAAGAGATGGCAGACAAGGCCAGTCCACGTTACAAAAACAGCGCACGTGtcaattcaaaacaaacattcaTTCAAGCATGTTAaggttaaaaaatattttatatgttttttattactaATTCTGGGATCAGTAACGGAATATTTGAGTTTCActttaaaggcagggttggtaactatTTCCAATTTACCCTTTTTTATATCATGTTTGAAATGGTCATGATACCCCGACAACAGTAAATACCTTATGTACTCTaaaaaaaggagcagagaaagATCTGTCACCTGTagctgctgtgaaaaaaaaacaccgatCGCTGCCTCGGGGTCCGTTTGGAAAGAACCGATGAAATGCTTCCTCGCCCCATTGTGCGTACTCTACCCCTCCCGTGTATGAGCCTGAGCTCAATGTGCGCCCCCTCACATTGCTAACATTAGTCATGTTTGTTGAAAACATTCGGTATGATAATATCATGGGAAACTGCGGCCCTTCTCTGTTCTGCCCCGAGGAGATGCTACTTTCAAATCTTGCTAGCTTTTCAAAATTACCAACCCCGCCTTTAAATTCTGTCTCCAGTGTTTTAAGTTGTGCAATCGCTTCTATGCAGAATAATAAAGAACAGCATTTATAGTAAAGATTGTGCAGGACATGGTCATTATTCAGATTGATCCTGTATTGTGATATGTATCGTATCGTGGACTCTATATCGTGAAACGTATCGTATTGTGTGGTCGTAGGCCATATCCAGCCCAAGTTCCCACCACTTCTTTCTCCTAACTTTCCAGTCTCTTTTCACTGTACGCAGTTAAGTGAAGcagaaatgctaaaaaaaaatcctgtcagTTGTCATCACTCCTGTGCTGGGAGATTATGTAACGtgacattgtttgtgttttacagcGTCATGATGAATGTGCAGGCCAGGAGCCAACAGTGTGTACCTGTGGGCCCCTCAGAGACCACATCCTGCCTCCATGGGCAATCTATCCTGTTATAAAGGTACAGTATTATCCTCGGGCACATGTACTGCACGGAACAAACACTGTGTGTCACACCAACGCAGAACATAACATCAGCCCCAGggctctttgttgttgtttctttctcACCTGTGTGGCATTTTGACAGGTACAGTGTGTaaagatttttctttctcttcaaaGGGCAAGAAAATCTATTACATTTCCTCTGGTCTTATTCagtctttgctttgttttggtcCCTAAAGGAGAGACCAAACAATGTAAAGAATGGCTGCTCAGGCTCAACAGATGACAGTGAGCTCAATACTACTCCTGATGGACAAGTGCTTCAGGTATTATTCTCCCCCAGCAAAGCTTTTTATCAATGCTAAATATTGACAATGAGGCGGCTAAATGTGGTTTGGCTGTATGTACGGTCAAATCAAACTATAACACGTGTTTACCATTCAACAGATCAGCCCCGTGCCAAACACCCATCCTCTTCTAGTGTTCGTCAACCCTAAAAGTGGTGGCAAGCAGGGAGAAAGGTCAGTTGAAAGAAATACACTCATGAAGAAATATATGTCTAATACATGCGCATTGTTTAGCCTGGTTTTATGCATTACAGAGTCCTGCATAAGTTTCAGTATTTACTGAATCCACGGCAGGTAAACAACCTTTCCAACGGCGGACCTGGACCAGGGTGAGTACGACACATTATGGTCAGCGTGAAATGGAGAAAAATAGATGAATGGAAATAGATTTTATATTTACTGAACACTGCCAAATGTTACATAACAGACAACATTGTCTTGCACACACGAAGCGCTGCTGTTTTAGATCCCGTCACCTTTCTTTCAGACTGAGTTTCTTCAGACATCTGCAGGATTACAGGATCTTAGTGTGCGGGGGTGACGGCACAGTTGGCTGGATTCTAGACGCAATAGGTGAGATTGATGGATCGCTATAAAAAGGAAGCATTATTAGGAGATGCGTCAGCCTCCACACCAtgagcttcttttgaaactcaTTCTGACGCACATTCTATTTCCTTCCCTTATTTATCCTTTTCTCGCTTTCAGATAAAGCCAATCTGGTGGTGAGGCCCCCTGTCGCTGTGCTTCCTCTGGGCACAGGAAATGACCTAGCACGGTGTCTGCGATGGGGAGGAGgtcagaaataaatgaaaatagtgaAACATTTTACAGCATATGTtactatttgtgttttttagaaTGTGATTCATGAAATAAGAATGCTTTATTCTAGGCTGCACAATATTAAGGAAAATATGCCATATGCGATACCATtgtgcatttctgctgctttcagtattctgctcaAATACAACAACCTGCTTGTTGaagggaaaacaaatgaaagtgaATCATTTCTTGCATTGTTTCATTGAACACGTTGAACAgggaattgaatataaaaaagcactactaaaaaaaagaagcagttacattttaaagtaccgttttctactgatattttgagtttttttcaaaatatgttgcagcctttcaCGATGAGTTGATATCAcgataacaataaaaaaacaatatacagtattttgtgcagccctattttaTTCTATATTTGTCTATATGAGTCAATCATAcgtggcgtgtgtgtgttgccttttTGAAGGATATGATGGTGAGGATCTGAGTCGTATTCTTAAAGACATCGAGGGGAGCACTCAGGTGATGATGGACCGCTGGACTGTGCGGGTCATCCCAGAAGAGAGTCAGGAGAAGGGCGACCCCGTTCCCTATGAAATCATCAACAACTACTTCTCTATCGGAGTTGTGAGTTTCTCAGAAATACATCACACGAGAGCACACAAGtgttcatatttcatatttgtgtttggatcatttctggtgtgtgttgtgttgacagGACGCCTCCATTGCCCACCGCTTTCACACAATGAGGGAGAAACATCCCCAGAAATTTAACAGCAGGTACGCTCTTCAACTCTAAACACATTCAGTTCTTAGGGCACGTCCTCAGGGACAGCATACGGACAACAACATCCCACTCATAGTAGGAACCCAGTGTTAAAATCATACGTCTAACAGATGTTGATGACCCGAGGAAcactttccatttattttttttgttctcgtttttgctttcatttttccTGTTTGAAGTAACAGGTTTTTTAAAgctgaaaaaaactgaatgcaGGTGGCGAGTGCAGATGTCTGAAGCAGCGAGCGTTGCAACTTGACTCCCTCCTGCCTCCAAAGAGCTGTGTGTgataaaaggaaaacaaatgttctttgaaaatgtaatataaCCTAAACCTGAATAAACACACTTTTTCTATGACGGCAGAATGAAGAACAAGCTGTGGTATTTTGAATTTGCCACTTCAGAAACCATCTCTGCTTCCTGCAAGAAACTGAACGAAAGCCTAACCATCGAGGTGAGATCCCAGCATCAGCTTTATCAGCTTTGCACGTTTGTGTGACTGTTTTTGTGTCgggtgggagagaaaaaaaaagatgtgttcCCACAACCAGACTGAGTACTCTTTGTCTCTGTGGTCTGCTGCTGTGTCTTCTTCAGTGCTCTGGTACTCCACTGGATCTCAGTGGCCTGTCTCTAGAAGGGGTTGCTGTCCTCAACATTCCCAGCATGCACGGTGGCTCCAATTTATGGGGTGAGACCAAAAAAGGGGACACTAAGGGACTGACAAGTCAGGAGGAGCCCGAGGTGATCATCGACCCAGAAATCCTGAAAGTGTCCTCCCAAGGTATTTTGTCATTGGGTGTATACTGTATGAGAACATCAGAAATCTGATTTAAATCTGGCCAAATATGTACTTTTCATCTACAGTTTCCTCTTAAAAACGTCAAACCTTTTAACTTTACAGTATCCAAACATCACTCTCATTATCCCAGTTTCCAGCTGGGGTTTTTTTTAAGCAGAAAGTTCCCAATAAACCCACTGCATCTGttacctgcccagcaccaaagcaGAGCGTTGTTTGAACTAACATTTGTCAGATGGACACAAACAGGACACTAAATAAATGATCATGTTGCTTCGTGACTGCTGGATGTGGAAATAAGCAACTACTAAAGTCCTAAAAAAGTTTCCCTGCAAAGGGGAGGCAGGAGCTCAGTCTgaagggagttgggttgggaaccggagggttgtcGGTTCAAATCCCCGAATGGACCAATGTACGGAGTGTgtattggtagctggagagagaTGCCTCTTCACCTCCTGGACGATGCCAGgtacccttgagcaaggcactgtacccccaaCCGTCTAGGTTGCTGGTCTAGCTggtctgacatctctctatttgtgcatgtaaattgtaatttccccactgggactcaataaacagtatacattaaaaataattaaattaaaaagctTTGCTGAAGGGGATATATCAGACCCAAAGTGGCCcaaaaaatcaattaatgtAGCTTGCAAAGGGCCATTAGCACCAATCAAATGCAGTAAATCCTATGTGATAAAAGCATTGGTCAGACTTgatgtatttcattgctgttgGGGtatttaaacctgcattaaCGGATTTTATTTCTGGCCACTTGAGGGCAGCAGAGACAAGTTGTACACACATCACTGGCCTTTTAGGCTTTTATGGCAAACAGTCCAGCATACGCATTCATTTGGGGTCATGTTTGTGTCCACCTGtgcaatattcactctccttttagttCGATTTTGGTGTCTACAAACTACGGAGGTAAATAcgtgtctctttagctgctaaacgCTCCagtatgttcaccagctagttgctaactgtgTCGGTCTGCTAGAACTGCACCATTTGAGGAAAATGTGCCATGATGTTGAAATTAgcaataacgatattacttgccataaataaacagatattaacgtacaaatgaaaggaaatcatttccaacattctcttattgaaaacattgaacattgaattgaatataaaaggcaccactaaaaaaagaatgacattaCTTGCATTATAGAGTGCAGTTTTCTACCAATATTtcctttcaactaacacaaaaagtcTCTGTTACCTGTAGCTGAAAGCGATGTTTACGTGGGTCAGATGTAATTTCAGTATTAGCATAAATGCATataataatagaatagaatagaatagaatgcctttattgtcattatacacaagtacacggtatttgtgcaacgagattaaagcaatccctttacagcgttgacacaaaaaatataagaatataagataacagtataaaatatcaaaaatcaaaaatataaagtcaaagatataaagtctaggtagtgcagagaaaaaagagaaaaaaagagaggggcgGGGGTTGCTGGCGCACAGTCCTGAGTCCGGAGAGCAAATaaaactgtatacatatataaatcacctggaatacacattgtgtaaacatagataagtgttaacaattaataaataaatattgcacagtaatgaaaaggttaatgtattaactattgcactgtatgaaatgaaattgcacagattccactgtcctatgaggtattatataacagtaacagtataacaataatattgcacagtcggagggaaggaagaagacagtccggggggaggggggctgtggagtggagtcagtgcatatgtgaggTCAATGTATGCATGTAAGTAGTGTATGTCCATGTGTTGTCAGATCTCAGTGACCGTCGATTAGAGGTGGTCGGCCTGGAGGGAGCCATGGAGATGGGACAGATATACACGGGTCTTAAGAGTGCTGTGAGGCTCGCGAAAACATCCCAGATCACCATCAGGTGAGAACCAGCCTcacacagacatgttcaaaCTTGTCAGGCTTTTGGGCTCCATGTCTTCACAATGGCTTGTAGTTGACTTTGATCACCGGCTGAGGATGATCCTCTGGTGCTTTACATACCAGTAATTAGGTATGCCGGCTTTCCTGTTAATTACACATTAGGGCATTTTTTGATTTTGCTACTTGATCCCTCTCTACTTTTCCCTCAGGACGAAGAAAGCTTTACCGATGCAGATAGACGGAGAGCCGTGGATGCAGCCCCCATGCACTGTAAATCAGATACAATTTCTTCTTAAATAGAACACAATTTGAATGATTTGGGGTTTTATTATAGTGTCACTTTATTGACATTTTGCTTTTTGGATTTCCTTTTCAGATTCACATCACACACAAGAACCAAGCCCGCATGTTGATGGCTCCTCAGGCCAAATCCTCTGGCTTTTTCACCTACAAATAAAACTGCTCCGAAGCAGCCACACGCGCTCGTTTGTTGTAAATAGAGGACTGACACTTTTCTTAACTATAAAATCAGTTGGAATGTTTATGTTGTAGAATAACAAGTTATGATAACTGCATCTGTGTAACATATAACCGAAGCATGGCACTGTATGAATACAACTGTATGGTAGGATACGTTTGCATCGTGGCAAAATGATTTTCACCAAACTCAACTCTCTCGCCGCCTCTGTGTCAGTGCTTCACGGTTAGTGAAAACGCTGCTCTGTAAGAACTTAAAGTGAATGTCCTGCTAAAAGAAGAATATTCTGCTTCATGTGCCTTTACAATCTGTTCTCTATGGTTCTGGCTTTGGTAGAAGACTTACAGAGCTCTGTGTAGACGTGCACTTTGGACATAATCCATGTAgtattgctgtttttgttgtggCTGTAAAGATGCTGTGAAAGCCAGATATAGTGTATGTTCTTGTCAATTTGGAACCAACCACTTTGTCATACGTTTTTAGAAGATACTTGAAAGTGTTTTGGGGAACAGTAAAAGAACAATCATTGCCAAAAAGGCTGCATGTTGATCCGCTGCAGCAGTCAGCCTACTCTACTGTTCCTTactctactgtgtgtgtgtgtgtgtgtgtgtgtgtgtgtgtgtgtgtgtgtgtgtgtgtgtgtgtgtgtggtgtgtgtgtgtgtgtgtgtgtgtgtgtgtgtgtgtgtgtgtgagagggcaGAAAGTTGAGATGTATTATTCACTTCTAATTTATAAATTGCATTGGATTTGAAATTAATGGTTCACCGGTTGAAatatattatgtaaataatTGAAATGCTTAATCATTCATATCATTTCAAAATATCTAGAAGATGTTTATGTAATATGCTTGAGATAAACACTGTGGAAAGATTTTAATAAATCATGGACTTCAGTGTTTGGGATACTTCATTTATTATGTGGTAGAATATTTATTCTACCACAAGGGGGCGTCATCCACTTTTTAGTCTTTGCAGCATCTTGTGCTCCACTAACTCAAATGAATTGTTTTCTCTGCCTCTTTAAGACTTAACTCCTCATTGTACAACTTAATCTATTtgttgtcaaagcaaaaatcTGTGCTGAGAATAAATACTAGTTTTTCCTGAGTAATATTACCCCTAACTTTTAATTAGAGGTTGGTCTGCCAGCAACTGATGCTGCCTTCAAATGCTGTTGGACAAACATGACTACCATACTGTGTGTTTGGAGACTTTGCCAACAGCTGTCAGAGTGCTTTACACAACAGTGTGCACATAAAATAAGCCACCGAATTAAAGAATTGTGTCACATATGTGCCTTACAAAGTTACAACAGCAGGTGGGAATATGCTAACTTTTTAAAGAGGCAGGACATGTTTTAAGAAACATAAAATACTCTGCTTTGAATACTAATTTCTCGTTTTGGCTTTTCAACAAAAAACTTCAATACACTACTTTACACATTCTAAAAAAGGACATGTACAACATGTCTTCTACTTTACTGAAAATTCTATTTACAGTGTCCAgtaattttcatatttttcatattAAAATAGTGAATCATGGCCAGCACAATTCCTTAAATATTAAAAGTTTTGTCTTCAAAAATCTTGTTTTGGCTGACCAaaagtttaacaaaaataaaaataaataaaacgttcaggttataattatataaaacagAGTAAATCAGAAATTCttcacatttgaaaagctgACACCAGGGAATATTTTCTCCTCTTGATTCTACAGCTAATTTCTAAAACAAAACCACCTCTTTCTTTGGCTACATTTGCAACagccaaaacaacaacacttgcAGCTGCCAAACTGTGAAACAGGAATATCCGAGGTGTACGTGAAGTCATCAAAAAAAGGATGCACGTCAACATCCCTATTGGCACTCATTCGtgtccttcacaataaaagtcccCGCCCCCAGCCTTTTCAGAAGAAACGCTCTGAAGTCAAATTACACTTGGCTCCACGTTGAAGCGCATAACTCGGTTAGCATCTTCCTCGAGCGGTTACACTCTCTGAGGAGAACAACACGCTTTagaattattttgtcatttttattttcaacaactTTCCCGCTCTCTTTTATGAGCTCAACATGACGTTCAGGAGGCTGAAGAAGGTGAACTCCAGCGGGCCAGAGAGTGGACCCGCATCCCCAGACAACGA from Etheostoma spectabile isolate EspeVRDwgs_2016 chromosome 7, UIUC_Espe_1.0, whole genome shotgun sequence includes the following:
- the dgkaa gene encoding diacylglycerol kinase, alpha a: MSTPTNPEVKELNPVDFIQLQQYIEYCSLKVKDVLREFDADGRLARHRHGECINEEGFRLFLKTYLEVEDFPVDLCQRLFCSFQNSEPTQADSAKEVFLKDVSCYFSLLEDGQPRDKLEFAFKLYDRDGNGVLDSSEVDRIIAQMMHAAEYLGWDVSELRPVLKDMMTAIDADSSGTVSLEEWVEGGMNNVPLLVLLGLKMTQKDGQHLWRMKHFNKPVYCNVCHSMLLGLRKQGLCCTCCKYTVHGRCANRNPAPCTRTYVKSKKETGVPAHDWVSGNCDSKRCEKCQKKIKSYQGLTGKHCVWCHTMRHDECAGQEPTVCTCGPLRDHILPPWAIYPVIKERPNNVKNGCSGSTDDSELNTTPDGQVLQISPVPNTHPLLVFVNPKSGGKQGERVLHKFQYLLNPRQVNNLSNGGPGPGLSFFRHLQDYRILVCGGDGTVGWILDAIDKANLVVRPPVAVLPLGTGNDLARCLRWGGGYDGEDLSRILKDIEGSTQVMMDRWTVRVIPEESQEKGDPVPYEIINNYFSIGVDASIAHRFHTMREKHPQKFNSRMKNKLWYFEFATSETISASCKKLNESLTIECSGTPLDLSGLSLEGVAVLNIPSMHGGSNLWGETKKGDTKGLTSQEEPEVIIDPEILKVSSQDLSDRRLEVVGLEGAMEMGQIYTGLKSAVRLAKTSQITIRTKKALPMQIDGEPWMQPPCTIHITHKNQARMLMAPQAKSSGFFTYK